A portion of the Pseudomonas sp. GR 6-02 genome contains these proteins:
- a CDS encoding PA3496 family putative envelope integrity protein, translated as MSTGKEQLDVEDDFTAVEADDAEPVVEVAKTNLSKRRTIDNLLEERRLQKQLADYDFDL; from the coding sequence ATGAGCACTGGCAAAGAGCAATTGGACGTAGAAGACGACTTCACCGCCGTTGAGGCCGATGACGCAGAACCGGTGGTGGAAGTAGCGAAGACCAACCTGAGCAAACGCCGCACCATCGACAATCTGCTGGAGGAGCGCCGACTGCAAAAGCAATTGGCCGATTACGATTTTGACCTATGA
- a CDS encoding response regulator transcription factor: protein MNKVLIVDDHPVIRLAVRMLMERHGYEVIAETDNGVDALQLARELMPDIVILDIGIPKLDGLEVIARLTSAAMPLKVLILTSQAPGHFSMRCMQSGAAGYVCKQQDLTELLSAIKAVLSGYSYFPNQALHTVRSSLGNASEADMVDRLSGREMMVLQQLARGKTNKEIADGMFLSNKTVSTYKTRLLLKLNARSLVDLIELAQRNGLV, encoded by the coding sequence ATGAATAAAGTGCTGATCGTGGATGATCACCCCGTCATTCGTCTTGCGGTACGTATGCTAATGGAGCGTCATGGCTACGAAGTCATTGCAGAAACAGACAATGGCGTGGATGCATTGCAACTTGCTCGTGAACTTATGCCGGATATCGTTATCCTGGATATTGGAATACCGAAGCTGGATGGGTTGGAAGTTATCGCGCGCCTGACCTCGGCGGCGATGCCTCTTAAAGTGCTGATATTGACGTCCCAGGCTCCAGGACATTTTTCCATGCGTTGTATGCAATCGGGTGCCGCCGGATATGTCTGTAAACAACAGGACCTTACTGAGTTGCTCAGTGCAATAAAGGCTGTATTGTCAGGTTATAGCTACTTTCCTAATCAGGCGCTGCATACTGTGCGCTCCAGTCTTGGGAATGCCAGTGAAGCCGATATGGTGGATCGTTTGTCCGGGCGGGAAATGATGGTCCTTCAGCAGTTGGCCCGAGGAAAGACAAACAAGGAAATCGCCGATGGGATGTTCCTCAGCAATAAAACCGTCAGTACTTACAAGACTCGCCTGTTGCTGAAGCTCAATGCTCGCTCACTGGTCGATCTTATTGAATTGGCTCAACGTAATGGCCTGGTATGA